One Turneriella parva DSM 21527 genomic region harbors:
- the atpA gene encoding F0F1 ATP synthase subunit alpha has protein sequence MKINTAEIVSVLKSEIQNYGQTLTIDEVGQVLEVGDGIARVYGLSNCLAGEMLEFENGVMGLAFNLEESSVGVVILGDYLKIKEGFTIKRTGRILEVPTGDALIGRVVSPLGEPLDGKGPIVTKSTRPVEIIAPGIARRKPVTEPMQTGIKSIDAMIPIGRGQRELIIGDRSTGKTAIAIDTIINQKGTGVICVYVAIGQKSSTVAGVIDKLKENGAMDYTIVVAANASDPAAMQYLAPYSGTAMAEEFMYNQGKATLCVYDDLSKQANAYRQMSLLLRRPPGREAYPGDVFYLHSRLLERAAKLNDKYGGGSLTALPVIETQEGEVSAYIPTNVISITDGQIYLQPNLFAAGVRPAVDVGISVSRVGGSAQTKAMKKVAGTLRLDLAQFRELEAFAQLGTELDPATQRQIDRGSRLVELLKQPQYKPMPGEKQVISIYAATKGFMDKVPVAQIREFETKLLDFIEKTHNEFYVTIRDTKGLPDEAKLNSVLKDFAESFLSNKSGDPR, from the coding sequence ATGAAAATTAATACAGCAGAAATCGTTTCGGTTCTCAAGAGCGAAATTCAGAACTACGGGCAGACTCTGACGATCGACGAGGTCGGTCAGGTTCTCGAGGTCGGCGACGGCATCGCCCGTGTCTATGGTCTTTCAAACTGCCTTGCGGGTGAGATGCTCGAGTTTGAGAACGGAGTCATGGGCCTTGCCTTCAACCTCGAAGAAAGTTCTGTGGGTGTTGTAATTCTCGGTGACTACCTGAAGATCAAAGAAGGTTTCACGATTAAGCGCACTGGCCGCATTCTCGAAGTGCCGACGGGCGATGCGCTGATCGGCCGCGTGGTGAGCCCACTCGGCGAGCCGCTCGACGGCAAAGGGCCGATCGTCACGAAGAGCACGCGCCCTGTCGAAATTATCGCTCCCGGTATTGCGCGCCGCAAGCCGGTTACAGAACCAATGCAGACCGGTATTAAATCGATCGATGCAATGATTCCGATCGGCCGCGGCCAGCGCGAACTGATCATCGGTGACCGCTCAACCGGCAAGACCGCAATTGCGATCGATACCATTATCAACCAAAAGGGTACAGGCGTTATCTGTGTCTATGTCGCAATTGGTCAGAAATCCTCAACTGTTGCGGGAGTGATCGATAAGCTCAAAGAAAACGGAGCGATGGATTACACGATCGTCGTTGCCGCGAACGCGTCAGACCCTGCAGCGATGCAATACCTTGCGCCTTATTCAGGCACAGCGATGGCAGAAGAGTTCATGTACAACCAGGGCAAAGCGACGCTTTGTGTGTACGATGACCTTTCGAAGCAGGCAAATGCATACCGCCAGATGTCGCTCTTGCTGCGCCGCCCGCCGGGCCGAGAAGCGTATCCTGGTGACGTATTCTATCTGCATTCGCGTCTGCTCGAGCGTGCGGCGAAACTGAACGACAAATATGGCGGCGGCTCGCTGACTGCTCTGCCAGTTATCGAAACGCAAGAAGGCGAGGTTTCGGCTTATATTCCCACAAACGTGATTTCGATCACCGACGGTCAGATTTACCTGCAGCCGAACCTCTTTGCGGCAGGCGTGCGCCCCGCAGTTGATGTCGGCATCTCGGTGTCGCGCGTCGGTGGTTCAGCGCAGACCAAGGCGATGAAGAAAGTTGCCGGTACCCTGCGACTCGACCTGGCGCAGTTTCGCGAACTCGAAGCGTTTGCACAGCTCGGCACCGAACTTGACCCGGCGACACAGCGCCAGATCGACCGTGGTTCGCGCCTCGTCGAACTGCTGAAACAACCCCAGTACAAGCCAATGCCGGGTGAAAAGCAGGTCATTTCAATCTACGCTGCGACGAAAGGTTTCATGGATAAAGTTCCGGTGGCGCAGATTCGTGAATTCGAAACGAAGCTGCTCGACTTTATCGAGAAGACGCATAACGAATTCTATGTCACCATTCGTGATACCAAAGGGCTGCCTGACGAAGCCAAACTGAACTCAGTGCTGAAAGATTTTGCCGAGTCATTTCTTTCAAACAAATCAGGAGACCCTCGCTAA
- the atpF gene encoding F0F1 ATP synthase subunit B, which translates to MVLLTGTSIDLLKVSPGLVFWTAVTFILVLVVLWLFAWKPILHGLDARNEKIQDDLDNSRKLREQAESLMADYKKHLDAAKDQALQIIDEGKRDAESVKNRIIADAKKEADAIHDRAIAEISQAKVRAVKELEKEVVDISVAIISKILNRDVSKDDHRNIILKELDQLKSSK; encoded by the coding sequence ATGGTACTCTTAACAGGTACAAGCATCGATCTTCTGAAGGTTTCACCCGGTCTGGTATTCTGGACCGCGGTGACTTTCATTCTCGTGCTTGTTGTTCTCTGGCTCTTCGCATGGAAGCCTATTCTCCACGGGCTTGATGCACGTAACGAGAAAATCCAAGACGATCTCGACAACTCGCGCAAATTGCGGGAGCAAGCCGAATCGCTCATGGCTGATTACAAGAAACACCTTGATGCTGCAAAAGATCAGGCGTTGCAGATTATCGACGAAGGTAAGCGCGACGCCGAATCAGTCAAAAACCGTATCATCGCAGACGCTAAAAAAGAAGCTGATGCAATTCATGACAGGGCAATTGCAGAGATCTCTCAGGCGAAAGTCAGAGCGGTTAAAGAACTTGAGAAAGAGGTCGTAGACATCAGTGTTGCGATTATCTCTAAGATTCTGAACCGCGATGTGTCCAAAGATGATCATCGCAATATCATTCTCAAAGAACTTGATCAGCTGAAGTCATCAAAATGA
- the atpH gene encoding ATP synthase F1 subunit delta, which translates to MIFNKVAHNYALALSQVSGLNLEQAEEDLHAIRDALRADEKFSIFVQSPGLGTAVKRKAFVAALEGKVQKAVLSLCLILIERRRMRILPEIFVSFRHIVDEILGRTYVDVLIAKNLNTEAAPLDDAMKQAILDKIEKNRAAFGLHATKKLNYTMSVKVNPELLAGISVRVADYIFDGTVARNLIHWHDVAAVHPFDVSKAFSE; encoded by the coding sequence ATGATTTTCAATAAGGTTGCACACAATTACGCGCTGGCACTTTCACAGGTGTCAGGCCTAAATCTGGAACAGGCAGAAGAAGATCTTCATGCCATTCGCGACGCGTTGCGCGCCGACGAGAAGTTTTCGATATTTGTGCAATCCCCCGGCTTAGGCACGGCAGTGAAGCGAAAAGCATTCGTTGCGGCCCTTGAAGGCAAAGTGCAAAAAGCCGTGCTGAGTCTCTGCCTCATTCTCATCGAGCGGCGCAGAATGAGAATCTTGCCTGAGATATTCGTGTCTTTCAGGCACATTGTCGACGAGATTCTGGGCCGCACCTATGTCGACGTGCTCATTGCAAAAAATCTGAATACCGAAGCGGCACCGCTCGACGATGCAATGAAGCAGGCGATACTCGACAAAATCGAGAAGAACCGTGCCGCCTTCGGACTTCACGCAACAAAAAAGCTCAACTATACCATGAGCGTTAAGGTTAATCCAGAGCTGCTTGCGGGTATCAGCGTGCGTGTCGCGGATTACATATTCGACGGCACAGTCGCGCGCAACCTGATTCACTGGCACGATGTTGCAGCAGTACACCCGTTCGACGTTTCAAAGGCATTTTCGGAATAA
- the atpG gene encoding ATP synthase F1 subunit gamma: protein MATSKEIRSRIGSVQNTKKITRTMELVSTAKAKKAVDKVVASRPYADKIRELIGSLAAQGEVADHPLLRKHSHIRRALVVIVTANRGLCGGYNANVLRTGIALIEEYKKQNVEVVVHLIGKKAISFFNYQKIPYAASFTHIDDKMGFGDAQKFAEDYMEKFALEAVDKIDVIYTKYFSAANQKPVTETILPVEINESEKGHKSQPFLFEPDPQAILQSLLPKAICQNFYQALLDANASEQIARRIAMKNATDAASDMIKALTLQYNRVRQAKITQEIAEIVGGAAAIQ from the coding sequence ATGGCGACCTCGAAAGAAATACGCAGCAGAATCGGCTCGGTGCAAAACACCAAGAAGATTACGCGCACCATGGAACTGGTGTCGACGGCCAAGGCAAAAAAGGCTGTCGATAAGGTAGTTGCCTCACGCCCTTACGCCGACAAAATTCGCGAGCTGATCGGTTCTTTGGCCGCGCAGGGTGAGGTAGCAGACCACCCGCTGCTGCGCAAGCATTCGCATATACGCCGGGCGCTCGTGGTGATTGTTACCGCGAACCGCGGGCTTTGCGGTGGTTACAATGCCAACGTGCTGCGCACAGGTATCGCCCTCATCGAAGAATACAAGAAGCAGAACGTCGAGGTGGTTGTGCACCTGATCGGCAAGAAAGCAATTTCATTCTTCAACTATCAGAAGATTCCGTATGCGGCATCGTTCACGCATATTGACGACAAGATGGGTTTTGGCGACGCTCAGAAATTCGCCGAAGACTATATGGAGAAGTTTGCACTCGAAGCCGTCGACAAAATTGACGTTATTTATACAAAATACTTCAGCGCGGCGAACCAGAAACCGGTTACCGAAACGATTCTGCCGGTAGAAATTAACGAGAGTGAGAAAGGTCACAAGTCACAGCCGTTTCTTTTTGAGCCAGACCCGCAGGCAATTCTGCAGTCATTGCTGCCGAAAGCGATTTGCCAGAACTTTTATCAGGCATTGCTCGACGCCAACGCCTCAGAGCAGATCGCGCGCCGAATCGCAATGAAGAATGCGACCGACGCGGCATCAGACATGATTAAAGCACTTACACTTCAGTACAACCGAGTGCGCCAGGCCAAGATTACGCAAGAAATTGCAGAGATCGTGGGCGGCGCCGCTGCAATTCAATAA
- the atpE gene encoding ATP synthase F0 subunit C, whose translation MGPIIAIGAGLAAGLAVVGAALGIGRIGGAATEGISRQPEAANKIQTAMIIAAALIEGAALFALVIAFLMLDKIKV comes from the coding sequence ATGGGACCAATTATCGCAATCGGAGCAGGCCTCGCAGCAGGACTCGCAGTCGTCGGAGCAGCTCTCGGCATCGGCCGTATCGGTGGTGCAGCAACTGAAGGCATCAGCCGTCAGCCTGAAGCAGCGAACAAGATTCAGACTGCCATGATCATTGCGGCGGCTCTTATCGAAGGTGCGGCTCTGTTCGCTCTCGTTATTGCCTTCCTCATGCTCGACAAGATCAAAGTCTGA